From Xenopus tropicalis strain Nigerian chromosome 3, UCB_Xtro_10.0, whole genome shotgun sequence, the proteins below share one genomic window:
- the dusp1 gene encoding dual specificity protein phosphatase 1, with protein sequence MVNMEICAMDCCVLKGLLAERAHKCLILDCRSFFSFSSSNIIGSSNVRLSTIVKRRAKGSMGLEHIVPNEEQRCRLLAGMYEAVVLLDERTSELDMLRKDSTMMLAVNALCRDSRGSSIYFLKGGYETFSSQCPEFCNKSSPPVCLSLPLSTSNVPGSADSNCTPCGTPLYDQGGPVEILPFLYLGSAYHASRKDMLDALGITALINVSANCPNHFEGHFQYKSIPVEDSHKADISSWFNEAIDFIDSVKNSGGRVFVHCQAGISRSATICLAYLMRTNRVKLDEAFEFVKQRRSIISPNFSFMGQLLQFESQVLAPSCSAEAGSPTISVLDRGTSTTTVFNFPVSIPVHSGTSSLSYLQNPITTSPSC encoded by the exons ATGGTCAATATGGAAATCTGCGCTATGGATTGCTGCGTGTTGAAAGGACTGTTAGCTGAGAGAGCCCACAAATGCCTCATATTGGACTGTAGGTCGTTCTTCTCCTTCAGCTCCTCCAACATCATTGGCTCCAGCAATGTTCGCCTGAGCACCATAGTGAAGAGGAGAGCTAAAGGCAGCATGGGCTTGGAGCACATCGTCCCCAATGAGGAGCAGAGGTGCCGGCTGCTGGCTGGGATGTACGAGGCGGTGGTGCTGCTGGATGAGAGGACATCAGAGCTGGACATGCTAAGGAAGGACAGTACCATGATGCTGGCAGTTAATGCCCTATGTAGGGACTCCAGGGGCAGCAGCATCTACTTCCTAAAAG GTGGCTATGAGACATTTTCTTCACAGTGCCCAGAATTCTGCAACAAAAGCTCTCCTCCAGTTTGCCTGAGTTTGCCTCTTAGTACCAGCAATGTGCCAGGCAGTGCTGACTCCAATTGCACTCCTTGCGGAACTCCACTCTATGACCAG GGGGGACCAGTGGAGATTCTGCCTTTCCTGTATTTGGGCAGTGCATACCATGCATCAAGAAAAGACATGCTGGACGCCCTTGGCATTACAGCCCTCATCAATGTATCAGCAAACTGTCCCAATCACTTTGAGGGACACTTTCAGTACAAGAGCATTCCCGTGGAAGACAGTCACAAAGCAGACATCAGTTCGTGGTTCAATGAAGCTATTGATTTCATAG aCTCAGTAAAAAATTCCGGTGGAAGGGTTTTTGTCCACTGCCAAGCTGGTATATCCCGATCTGCTACCATCTGTCTTGCCTATCTTATGAGAACCAACCGTGTGAAGCTGGATGAAGCATTTGAGTTTGTCAAGCAACGGAGAAGTATAATCTCCCCAAACTTCAGTTTTATGGGACAGCTTCTTCAGTTTGAGTCTCAAGTGCTAGCACCATCATGTTCAGCAGAAGCAGGTAGCCCTACAATATCTGTTCTAGACCGAGGAACATCCACTACCACAGTCTTCAATTTTCCTGTTTCCATACCTGTCCACTCAGGAACAAGCTCTCTCAGTTACCTTCAGAATCCCATCACTACATCGCCAAGCTGCTAA